In Ochrobactrum vermis, the following proteins share a genomic window:
- a CDS encoding phosphodiester glycosidase family protein gives MILPKRGLFAVAIMSAAMVALTQPGRTESCNREAFENTNYIICDAKADGTGLHLFWTNADDEPYRNFSKVADAAASREQKLVFALNAGMYQPDFSPMGLYVEDGRELRPASKTTPAHRSGPVPNFYKKPNGIFYLGDRGAEILPTDRFLKQKIKPRLATQSGPMLVIRDRINPIFIVGSTDKTRRSGVGVCSGSAIRFAVSEDAVNFHDFAKLFRDHLKCPNALFLDGGGGAGIYVPALERNDISWHGGYGPIFGLVK, from the coding sequence ATGATTCTTCCCAAGCGAGGCTTGTTCGCTGTCGCCATAATGTCTGCAGCGATGGTGGCCCTGACCCAGCCCGGCCGTACGGAAAGCTGCAATCGCGAAGCCTTTGAAAATACAAATTATATCATCTGCGATGCCAAGGCCGACGGCACAGGCTTGCATCTGTTCTGGACAAATGCCGACGACGAGCCCTATCGCAATTTTTCGAAAGTAGCCGACGCCGCAGCAAGCCGTGAGCAAAAGCTGGTTTTCGCGCTTAATGCCGGAATGTATCAGCCTGATTTTTCGCCAATGGGCCTCTATGTCGAAGACGGCCGCGAGCTTCGCCCGGCAAGCAAGACGACGCCCGCCCATCGCTCCGGCCCCGTGCCGAACTTCTACAAAAAACCGAACGGCATCTTTTATCTCGGCGACAGGGGCGCGGAAATCCTGCCGACAGACCGTTTCCTAAAACAAAAGATCAAACCTCGGCTCGCGACCCAGTCGGGGCCGATGCTGGTTATCCGCGACAGGATCAATCCGATTTTCATCGTTGGCTCCACAGACAAGACCCGGCGCAGCGGCGTCGGCGTTTGCAGTGGCAGCGCGATCCGATTCGCGGTCAGCGAAGATGCCGTCAATTTCCACGACTTCGCAAAATTGTTTCGAGACCATCTCAAATGCCCGAACGCCTTGTTTCTGGACGGTGGCGGCGGTGCAGGCATCTACGTTCCAGCACTGGAGCGGAATGACATATCCTGGCACGGCGGTTATGGCCCGATCTTCGGGCTTGTGAAGTGA